Proteins co-encoded in one Chrysiogenia bacterium genomic window:
- a CDS encoding helix-turn-helix transcriptional regulator, giving the protein MRLHFDRSWFQRAQKTQRQVAQEIGIDEAYLSKVVRGQIEPSVGKAMLIARALQCSVEELYQTDGATTKRTRKRTA; this is encoded by the coding sequence ATGAGACTCCACTTTGATCGTTCATGGTTTCAGCGAGCGCAAAAGACGCAGCGCCAGGTTGCCCAGGAAATCGGCATCGATGAAGCCTACCTGAGCAAAGTCGTGCGCGGCCAGATCGAACCTTCCGTGGGCAAGGCGATGCTCATCGCCCGCGCGCTGCAATGCTCGGTCGAAGAGCTCTACCAGACCGACGGCGCCACCACCAAGCGCACCCGCAAACGCACCGCCTGA
- a CDS encoding TIGR01777 family oxidoreductase, which produces MSKRIAITGASGLVGSAVAGSFAADGWEVVSMVRKATEKSSGVYWNPVTGEIEADKLEGVDAVVHLAGDNVGEGRWSEDKKQRMWSSRIDGTRLLAGALAGLKDPPKVWVSASAIGYYGDRGEERLEEGSGAGKGFFAELCQAWEAETAPAREKGIRVVNLRIGVVMDRAGGALPKMVTPFKMGLGGVIASGRQYMSWVSLDDVVGAIRFAVSHEDFSGPANATAPSPVTNREFTKTLGRVLGRPTIFPMPGPLAKLAFGAEKANEMLLVSSRIYPAALQAAGYEFKYPELEPCLRAALKG; this is translated from the coding sequence ATGAGCAAGCGAATCGCGATAACAGGGGCATCCGGACTGGTCGGTTCAGCCGTGGCCGGATCGTTCGCGGCCGATGGCTGGGAAGTCGTGTCCATGGTTCGGAAGGCAACGGAAAAATCGAGTGGCGTTTACTGGAATCCGGTCACCGGAGAGATCGAGGCCGATAAACTCGAAGGCGTTGATGCGGTGGTTCACCTGGCCGGAGACAATGTAGGCGAAGGGCGCTGGAGCGAGGACAAGAAGCAGCGGATGTGGTCGAGCCGCATCGACGGCACCCGGCTGCTGGCCGGAGCACTCGCGGGACTCAAAGACCCGCCGAAAGTCTGGGTGAGCGCCTCGGCCATTGGCTATTACGGCGACCGCGGGGAAGAACGCCTCGAGGAGGGCAGCGGTGCGGGCAAGGGCTTCTTCGCCGAGCTCTGCCAGGCCTGGGAGGCTGAGACCGCGCCGGCGCGAGAGAAGGGGATCCGGGTGGTGAACCTGCGCATCGGCGTGGTGATGGACCGGGCCGGTGGGGCCCTGCCGAAGATGGTGACGCCCTTCAAGATGGGCCTCGGGGGCGTCATTGCCTCGGGCAGGCAGTACATGTCCTGGGTGAGCCTGGACGACGTGGTCGGGGCGATCCGCTTCGCAGTAAGCCATGAGGACTTCTCGGGCCCCGCCAATGCGACCGCCCCCTCGCCGGTTACGAACCGCGAATTCACCAAGACGCTGGGCCGCGTGCTGGGTCGCCCGACGATCTTCCCCATGCCGGGGCCGCTGGCGAAGCTCGCTTTCGGCGCCGAGAAGGCCAACGAAATGCTGTTGGTCAGCAGCCGCATCTACCCGGCCGCGCTTCAGGCGGCGGGATACGAATTCAAATACCCGGAACTCGAACCCTGCCTTCGCGCGGCGCTCAAGGGCTAG
- a CDS encoding NfeD family protein: MPEGLLPIISLLVLAYLLLLAELFVPGGILGIIGFGLIVYAVTLAFEISTYWGVGTILFSLFVTIAGVVAFARSKTARRLMLSDTDGKTWKSSAEELPELLGKTGVTVSKLRPAGVADFGGVRVDVISDSEFLEAGTPIRVCLVEGNRVVVEAAEALAPEGETSATGGA, translated from the coding sequence ATGCCTGAAGGTCTGCTGCCAATCATCTCGCTGCTGGTGCTGGCTTACCTGCTCCTGCTGGCCGAGCTGTTTGTACCCGGCGGCATTCTGGGGATCATCGGGTTCGGCCTGATCGTCTACGCGGTCACGCTGGCATTCGAGATCAGCACTTACTGGGGCGTGGGCACGATTCTCTTCAGCCTGTTCGTCACCATCGCCGGCGTCGTGGCCTTTGCGCGCTCCAAGACCGCGCGCCGGCTCATGCTCTCGGACACCGACGGGAAGACCTGGAAATCCTCGGCCGAGGAGCTCCCGGAGTTGCTCGGAAAGACCGGCGTTACGGTCTCGAAGCTGCGCCCGGCGGGCGTGGCCGATTTCGGCGGCGTTCGCGTCGATGTGATTTCCGACAGCGAATTTCTGGAGGCAGGCACCCCCATCCGGGTTTGCCTCGTCGAGGGCAATCGTGTTGTCGTGGAAGCCGCGGAAGCTCTAGCCCCCGAGGGCGAGACGTCCGCAACCGGGGGTGCCTGA
- the floA gene encoding flotillin-like protein FloA (flotillin-like protein involved in membrane lipid rafts), which translates to MAPALIGLFIGIFAFFFIFSYLIPLRLWLAAWFSGAYVPLSALIGMRFRRVPPKVVVEPRISAIKAGLQMPSSALEAHFLAGGNVYNVVNALISADKAGIKLTFERAAAIDLAGRDVLEAVKMSVNPKVITTPVVAAVAKDGIQLKAISRVTVRANIDRLVGGAGEETIMARVGEGIVTTIGSADSHKRVLENPDLISKRVLEKGLDSGTAFEILSIDIADVDVGKNIGAELQTDQAEADKKVAQAKAESRRAMAVAEEQEMKARAQEMKAKLIEAEAQVPLAMAEAFRSGNLGIMDYYRMKNVAADTSMRQSISDQSTKQTNKPEGE; encoded by the coding sequence ATGGCCCCGGCACTGATCGGTTTGTTCATCGGAATCTTCGCGTTCTTTTTTATCTTCAGTTACCTGATCCCGCTTCGCCTGTGGCTGGCCGCGTGGTTCAGCGGTGCCTACGTTCCGCTCAGCGCGCTGATCGGGATGCGCTTCCGCCGCGTGCCGCCCAAGGTGGTGGTCGAACCGCGCATCAGTGCAATCAAGGCAGGGCTGCAGATGCCCAGTTCCGCGCTCGAAGCGCACTTCCTGGCCGGCGGCAATGTCTACAACGTCGTCAACGCCCTCATCAGCGCCGACAAGGCCGGCATCAAGCTGACCTTTGAACGTGCGGCCGCCATCGACCTGGCCGGGCGCGACGTGCTCGAGGCCGTGAAGATGAGCGTCAATCCCAAGGTCATCACCACCCCGGTGGTAGCCGCCGTGGCCAAGGACGGCATCCAGCTCAAGGCCATCAGCCGCGTCACCGTGCGCGCGAACATCGACCGCCTGGTGGGCGGCGCCGGCGAGGAAACCATCATGGCCCGCGTGGGCGAGGGAATCGTGACCACGATTGGTTCGGCCGATTCCCACAAACGCGTGCTGGAAAACCCCGATCTGATCTCCAAGCGGGTGCTGGAGAAGGGCCTCGACTCGGGCACCGCTTTCGAGATTCTCTCCATCGACATCGCCGATGTGGATGTGGGCAAGAACATTGGCGCCGAGCTGCAGACCGACCAGGCCGAGGCCGACAAGAAGGTCGCCCAGGCCAAGGCCGAGTCGCGCCGCGCGATGGCCGTCGCCGAAGAGCAGGAAATGAAGGCGCGCGCGCAGGAGATGAAGGCCAAGCTCATCGAGGCCGAAGCGCAAGTGCCGCTGGCCATGGCCGAGGCCTTCCGCAGCGGCAATCTGGGGATCATGGACTACTACCGGATGAAGAATGTCGCCGCCGACACCAGCATGCGGCAGTCCATCTCCGACCAGAGCACAAAGCAGACGAACAAGCCTGAAGGCGAATAG
- a CDS encoding DUF523 domain-containing protein translates to MDEFSGAAINWASVRPPVAISACLLGESVRYDGGHKRGGQWLAWLGQFVTWVSVCPEVELGLGVPREPIEIELVSGEQRLLGVESRRDLTQAMDAFAQRRARALMDAGVCGLITKSKSPSCALGSASLIVNGAESGELTSGFFVREVQRALPDLPIVEEFALGSQGARERFLADVRNQYRNLVGVSGA, encoded by the coding sequence GTGGACGAATTCTCCGGCGCGGCAATCAACTGGGCAAGCGTGCGCCCGCCGGTGGCGATCTCGGCCTGCCTGCTGGGCGAGAGCGTCCGCTATGACGGCGGGCACAAGCGTGGCGGGCAGTGGCTTGCCTGGCTGGGGCAGTTCGTTACGTGGGTGAGCGTGTGCCCCGAGGTGGAGCTGGGTCTTGGCGTCCCGCGTGAGCCAATCGAGATCGAACTCGTCTCGGGCGAGCAGCGGCTGTTGGGGGTCGAGTCCCGGCGGGACCTGACGCAAGCCATGGATGCGTTCGCACAAAGACGGGCGCGGGCGCTGATGGACGCAGGGGTCTGCGGTCTGATTACCAAGAGCAAATCGCCGAGCTGCGCCCTGGGGAGCGCTTCGCTGATCGTGAACGGAGCAGAATCGGGGGAGCTGACAAGCGGATTCTTTGTGCGCGAAGTGCAGCGGGCGCTGCCCGACCTGCCGATCGTGGAGGAATTCGCGCTTGGCTCACAGGGGGCCCGCGAGCGCTTTCTTGCCGACGTTCGAAATCAATACAGAAATCTTGTGGGCGTATCGGGCGCCTAG